A DNA window from Cutaneotrichosporon cavernicola HIS019 DNA, chromosome: 2 contains the following coding sequences:
- the SWC4 gene encoding uncharacterized protein (SANT/Myb-like domain of DAMP1): MTSQDVRSILDLPSAGSAPGPSSVPRKATVPRKPDGISRELYALIGNNAPSLAEAQASIAAVKYRDRPKLKAKKVKWEWSEFTPMAREGEPGAPRLGHWVRVTDEDPHARIEHFGGFNLHGPSVMEYSQYEYDQHLVDPGWSAHETTYLFDLLREFDLRFVVAADRYAYTGLRGGEAPKKRSIEEMKDRYYTICRRLVRTRTASDPAVQQQLITQYTFDKARETKRKQYASELFHLTAAEIAEEEALYLEVKRLEQNERRYRADRDALMRSVIGLDSGLVPLDQKNAEGVHAVPNKKKRRPEDESGVPSPAPPTKKQKDQAAFDAANCIYRVPTATPAANSSHLSTKHPAHVPAYLRSTKMPLPKPNTAIRVSELLAEMGVSTARLVMPTRTNLEAYDGVLQAAASLVDMKRQVDRVEQEIRTLKAQRDGGYIPPVDLSRKRSESVLSTDTSATNRRSRAL, translated from the exons ATGACGTCCCAGGACGTGCGTTCCATCCTCGATCTGCCTTCGGCGGGCTCGGCGCCTGGACCCTCATCCGTGCCCCGAAAGGCAACAGTACCCCGCAAGCCCGACGGCATTAGTCGCGAGCTGTATGCGCTGATCGGGAACAACGCGCCGTCactcgccgaggcccagGCATCTATCGCTGCAGTCAAGTATCGCGACCGGCCAAAGCTCAAAgccaagaaggtcaagTGGGAATGGAGCGAGTTTACTCCCATGGCCCGCGAGGGAGAACCTGGCGCCCCGCGCCTCGGGCACTGGGTGCGCGTGACGGACGAGGACCCACACGCGCGCATCGAGCATTTTGGCGGCTTCAACCTTCACGGTCCCAGTGTTATGGAGTACAGCCAGTACGAGTACGATCAacatctcgtcgacccTGGATGGTCAGCACACGAGACGACATACCTCTTCGACCTCCTGCGAGAGTTCGATCTGCGtttcgtcgtcgcggcggacCGGTACGCGTACACTGGCCTCAGGGGAGGTGAGGCGCCGAAGAAGCGCTCGAttgaggagatgaaggacCGGTACTACACCATTTGTCGCCGGCTCGTTCGCACACGTACAGCCTCCGATCCTGCCGTCCAACAGCAGCTCATAACGCAGTACACGTTCGACAAGG CCCGTGAGACAAAGCGCAAGCAGTACGCGTCCGAGCTGTTCCACCTGACGGCGGCCGAGAtcgcagaggaggaggcacTCTACCTCGAGGTGAAGCGGTTGGAACAGAACGAGCGCCGTTACCGCGCGGACCGGGACGCGCTCATGCGCTCGGTGATTGGGCTGGACAGTGGTCTCGTTCCCCTGGACCAGAAgaacgccgagggcgtgcATGCAGTACCaaacaagaagaagcgccggcccgaggacgagagcggTGTGCCCTCGCCGGCACCGCCGACCAAGAAGCAGAAGGATCAGGCGGCCTTTGACGCCGCCAACTGCATATACCGCGTGCCGACCGCCACGCCCGCGGCCAACTCGTCCCACCTCTCAACCAAGCATCCTGCCCACGTCCCCGCGTATCTGCGGAGCACGAAGATGCCCCTCCCCAAGCCCAATACGGCCATCCGCGTATCCGAGCTCCTGGCTGAGATGGGCGTCAGCACTGCACGGCTTGTCATGCCGACCCGCACCAATCTCGAGGCATACGATGGTGTGCTGCAAGCCGCTGCGAGTCTCGTGGACATGAAGCGGCAAGTCGATCGGGTCGAGCAGGAGATCCGCACGCTCAAGGCCCAGCGCGACGGTGGATACATACCCCCTGTCGATTTGAGCCGGAAGCGCTCCGAGTCGGTGCTGAGCACGGATACGTCGGCGACGAACCGACGGAGTCGTGCTCTGTAG
- a CDS encoding uncharacterized protein (Protein tyrosine phosphatase, catalytic domain): MSQRSHMNRAWAALEERELLRALYARQLGAAPEQIFYSTRAARLRSNAAANRYSNVLPYDRAVVTSNEGAYVNASVVRAGGEWWVAAQAPLPDNFAAFFRAILHGTASAHPLVAGMGRKSGHAILVQLTGWSERGAPKADDYMPKGSTTLHHPAGNVHLTRVSGSRRPALGAEYTQIQMEGEHVMTLHHYYFGAWPDHGVPEGKAVVQLRSLVREVRELAEREGCEVWVHCSAGVGRTGTFIMLSSMLDRPTPNSEDESPFPSPLGPLEMEHPDAIARRVDAIREYRCMLVQTPQQLALLYAILGESNKGACSKSSCIFC, translated from the exons ATGTCCCAGCGCAGTCACATGAACCGCGCCTGGGCTgcactcgaggagcgcgaacTCTTGCGTGCACTATATGCACGACAGCTCGGTGCTGCCCCCGAACAGATATTCTACAGTACACGGGCAGCCCGGCTCCGGTCCAACGCCGCGGCGAATCGATACTCCAACGTCCTGCCTTACGACCGCGCCGTCGTAACATCGAACGAAGGGGCGTATGTGAATGCGAGCGTAGTACGCGCTGGGGGAGAGTGGTGGGTCGCTGCGCAG GCCCCACTGCCGGACAACTTTGCGGCTTTCTTCCGTGCCATACTCCATGGTACGGCCAGTGCTCATCCCCTCGTTgcggggatggggaggaagagtggACATGCGATACTGGTTCAGCTTACGGGGTGGAGTGAACGGGGTGCCCCAAAGGCCGACGATTATATGCC aaAGGGCAGCACGaccctccaccacccagCCGGCAACGTGCACCTTACACGGGTATCTGGATCGCGTCGGCCCGCCTTAGGCGCCGAGTACACCCAAATCCAGATGGAGGGGGAGCATGTGATGACGCTCCATCACTACTATTTCGGGGCTTGGCCAGACCACGGCGTACCCGAAGGCAAGGCGGTTGTGCAATTGCGAAGCCTCGTGCGTgaggtgcgcgagctggccgaGCGGGAGGGTTGTGAGGTGTGGGTGCATTG ctcgGCAGGTGTAGGGCGTACTGGCACATTCATCATGCTCTCGTCGATGCTTGACCGGCCCACCCCCAACAGTGAAGACGAATCGCCCTTCCCGAGCCCGCTCGGGCcgctcgagatggagcACCCAGACGCGATCGCacgccgcgtcgacgcgatCCGCGAGTACCGTTGCATGCTGGTCCAGACGCCGCAGCAGCTTGCACTGTTGTATGCCATATTGGGCGA ATCCAACAAGGGCGCGTGTAGCAAGAGCTCTTGCATCTTTTGTTGA
- a CDS encoding uncharacterized protein (Oxidoreductase FAD-binding domain): MFAARTLPTLRAARNQVSRQVRTYATAPKEGGSNIGMILAVAGVGGLGYLAYKNMTGTAKAKTTLESYLASADPALWAQTKPANPGIDGKTWTPVKVKAIEHYNDNTAIYELAFTGEGADQKTSGLTTASCLVVRSPEGENAVKDDKGKPVIRPYTPVSPPGHKGSIDLIIKSYPEGNISKWFAGLKPGDEVLLKGPIVKTAYEPNAVDKAVFVAGGSGITPAWQLINHALSLPDDKTTFTLLYANVNEKDILLRKEWDALASKYPGRLQVVYFLDNAPAGWKHETGYVTAEHISKYFPRAEGDKVKAYVCGPPGQYKAISGAKDGMKQGEVGGALKDLGYTTEEVFKF, encoded by the exons ATGTTCGCCGCTCGTACCCTGCCCaccctccgcgccgcgcgcaacCAGGTC TCCCGTCAGGTGCGCACGTACGCTACCGCGCCCAAGGAGGGCGGATCCA ACATCGGCATGATCCTTGCGGTTGCTGGTGTT gGTGGCCTCGGGTACCTCGCGTACAAGAACATGACCGGCaccgccaaggccaagacgACTCTCGAGAGCTACCTTGCGTCGGCGGACCCCGCGCTCTGGGCCCAGACCAAGCCCGCCAACCCTGGCATTGACGG CAAGACCTGGACGCccgtcaaggtcaaggcgaTCGAGCACTACAACGACAACACGGCCATCTACGAGCTCGCCTTCACCGGCGAGGGCGCTGACCAGAAGACCTCTGGCCTGACGACGGCTTCGTGCCTGGTTGTCCGCAGCCCCGAGGGTGAGAacgccgtcaaggacgacaagggcaagcccGTTATCCGTCCCTACACCCCTGTCTCGCCTCCTGGCCACAAGGGCTCGATCGACCTCATCATCAAGAGCTACCCCGAGGGCAATATCTCCAAGTGGTTCGCCGGCCTCAAGCCCGGAGACGAGGTGCTGCTCAAGGGCCCCATCGTCAAGACCGCGTACGAGCCCAACGCAGTTGACAAGGCCGTCTTTGTTGCCGGTGGCTCGGGCATCACCCCCGCCTGGCAGCTGATCAACCACGCCCTCTCGCTCCCGGACGACAAGACGACCTTCACCCTCCTCTACGCCAACGTCAACGAGAAGGACATCC TCCTCCGCAAGGAGTGGGACGCCCTCGCGTCCAAGTACCCCGGCCGCCTGCAGGTCGTCTacttcctcgacaacgCCCCGGCTGGCTGGAAGCACGAGACTGGCTACGTCACTGCCGAGCACATCAGCAAGTACTTCCCCCGCGCTGAGGGtgacaaggtcaaggcATACGTCTGCGGCCCTCCTGGCCAGTACAAGGCCATCTCGGGTGCCAAGGACGGCATGAAGCAGggtgaggtcggcggcgccctcaaggacctcggcTACACCACCGAGGAGGTGTTCAAGTTCtaa
- a CDS encoding uncharacterized protein (DASH complex subunit Dad3), with the protein MNISTTNPYADHPQLSTLEGEVLWEYAKLADKVKKISTVVRETVDAPNSHLLSELRELEKEMKLVFTMYRAAVYNVSQAAEMRDAENEAAIAAQEQSPQSRRTPDQSWEDEGSTIMF; encoded by the exons ATGAACATCAGCACCACAAATCCATA CGCCGACCATCCACAGTTGTCAACGCTTGAGGGAGAGGTGCTATGGGAATATGCAAAGCTCGCTGACAAGGTCAAAAAG ATCTCCACAGTTGTGCGTGAGACTGTCGACGCACCCAATTCCCACTTGTTATCagagctgcgcgagctcgagaaggagatgaaGCTTGTTTTCACCATG taCCGCGCCGCAGTGTACAATGTTTCGCAGGCAGCAGAGATGCGCGATGCGGAGAACGAGGCCGCCATCGCTGCTCAAGAACAGAGCCCACAGAGCCGACGCACACCCGACCAGAGCTGGGAAGACGAGGGCTCGACCATCATGTTCTAg
- the ned1 gene encoding uncharacterized protein (LNS2) produces MQYLSKAYNYYSGINPATLSGAIDIIVVRSVDEDGEETLAGSPFHVRFGKLQVLRAGEKRVTLRMPNNLPAPHVAPFSMKVSETGEAFFVLETEEEVPAELMTSPVVAAADADDVPPPKDEDFGFPDPNAEKSRTQQPFGATEKLVSHEGHADSLSTLPDVEPLDLNAGAGADGTGTATPPEPDSLDISHASTSRRPSTEGGRPRRPSDAGRLDAPPNPLEAEPGEGTDLPIRNWHLKYATHKPDGSLELPKVPKGMHDGPEVMYGKDIVLDAAGYHAADKEIQSKAVQELRKVASKSQITASALPPSASTPTSPSMFPRPDPPAGASTIQDEHVEELVNDLMASATPKTQSEELSASIAALSLEDKSRPSNVSPKKGPALDRAQTEPPEELAQSSISRPLSPTGGRLENQAEMDLAWDWSQLPKDKEGKEDKDKEHNVAKVDGSPVVERPQVPQRGDSLPVALDGVAQPKPLATLRPLDDDNYTYMLQCDNRVHMFELSLCGNDDYAPEGKATQEERDQFDEHRVSFAKFVEEAATVDDIKLIVKYKGLYLSWKTGYHVLFALAIYRRSMTPPKAQPEVPQRQSGYWSRWWRRTESTGNAIERVQSASGVEVPSKEKLVLPPTSATSPPSEVPSPSATPVPPAPASAPGTPPAPEPPVEEKHYAKTLRLSSDQLKELQLKPGPNTIQFSVTSSYSGNAVVTARIFLWEETDQVIISDIDGTITKSDALGHVFAAIGRDWTHVGIANLYTDITNNGYKMIYLTARAIGQADTTREYLKTIVQGDYRMPEGPVIMSPDRLMASLHREVILRKPELFKMACLRDIQRLFGKYAKSAFFAGFGNRITDAMSYRSVGIGTGKIYTIDSTGVILTELLQTSHRGSYVGLNDLVNEVFPPVKTKFQPQYTDFNYWKAPIMDIPLPDFAPPSPALSARSDTSGASRLSVLGRIATLGRRGSRSPPPEGLSQTSRPTSPLLGPSVTADDLEDDEDEDDLQNWSGSTPAMTAARRRRDSGSSMPGSFENGNAFPPEWDEESQGSHGSKDHENCEREHENYEDDEMFDDDILATGEMAHVPF; encoded by the exons ATGCAGTACCTGTCCAAAGCGTACAACTACT actCGGGGATTAATCCCGCGACACTGTCTGGCGCTATTGACATTATTGTCGTGCGCAgcgttgacgag gatggcgaggagacaCTAGCAGGCTCACCATTCCACGTCCGCTTCGGCAAGCTGCAGGTGCTGCGCGCAGGTGAGAAGCGCGTGACTCTGCGCATGCCGAACAACCTCCCCGCGCCACATGTCGCCCCCTTCAGCATGAAAGTCAGCGAGACCGGCGAGGCGTtcttcgtcctcgagaccgaggaggaggtgcccGCGGAACTCATGACGTCGCCAGTGGTAGCGGCAGCAGAC gctGACGACGTGCCTCCACCAAAAGACGAGGACTTTGGCTTCCCAGATCCAAACGCGGAGAAGTCGCGCACGCAGCAGCCATTCGGGGCGACTGAGAAGCTTGTGTCTCACGAGGGGCACGCGGACAGCCTGTCAACCCTGCCTGATGTCGAGCCGCTTGATCTCAATGCCGGTGCAGGAGCCGATGGAACAGGTACAGCCACCCCACCCGAACCCGACTCGCTTGATATCTCGCACGCCTCTACAAGCCGTCGCCCCTCCACTGAAGGTGGCCGCCCGCGGCGGCCTTCCGATGCCGGGCGCCTCGATGCGCCACCTAACCCTCTCGAGGCGGAACCAGGAGAGGGCACGGATCTGCCCATTCGCAACTGGCATCTCAAATACGCAACCCACAAACCCGACGGCAGTCTAGAGCTCCCCAAGGTCCCCAAGGGCATGCACGACGGGCCGGAAGTGATGTACGGCAAGGAcattgtcctcgacgcggccggctaccatgccgccgacaaggagaTCCAGAGCAAGGCGGTCCAGGAGCTCAGGAAGGTCGCGTCCAAGTCGCAGATCACCGCGTCGGCCCTCCCGCCCTCAGCGTCGACACCGACGTCACCGTCTATGTTCCCTAGACCTGACCCGCCCGCGGGCGCATCGACCATCCAAGATgagcacgtcgaggagcttgtcAATGACCTCATGGCGTCTGCGACGCCCAAGACTCAGAGCGAGGAGCTGTCGGCGTCGATTGCCGCGCTGTCCCTTGAGGACAAGTCGCGTCCCAGCAACGTCTCCCCGAAGAAGGGACCCGCGCTGGACCGGGCTCAGACCGAGCCTCCTGAGGAGCTCGCCCAGAGCAGCATCAGCCGTCCGCTGTCGCCCACGGGGGGGAGACTCGAGAACCAGGCTGAGATGGACCTCGCCTGGGACTGGAGCCAGCTTcccaaggacaaggaagGAAAGGAGGATAAGGACAAGGAACACAATGtggccaaggtcgacggGTCCCCCGTTGTCGAGCGCCCGCAGGTGCCTCAACGCGGCGACAGCCTgccggtcgcgctcgacggtGTTGCTCAGCCCAAGCCACTTGCGACTCTCAGgcccctcgacgacgacaactATACGTACATGCTGCAGTGCGACAACCGCGTGCACATGTTCGAGCTCTCACTGTGTGGCAACGACGATTACGCGCCCGAGGGCAAAGCAACGCAAGAGGAGCGTGACCAGTTTGACGAGCACCGCGTGTCGTTTGCCAAGtttgtcgaggaggccgcgaCTGTCGACGACATCAAGCTCATCGTCAAGTACAAGGGCCTGTACCTGTCGTGGAAGACGGGGTACCATGTGCTCTTTGCGCTTGCGATCTACCGTCGCTCGATGACGCCGCCAAAGGCCCAGCCCGAGGTGCCACAACGCCAGTCGGGCTACTGGTCGAGATGGTGGCGTAGAACCGAGTCGACTGGCAACGCCATCGAGCGTGTGCAGTCGGCGTCGGGCGTAGAGGTACCGTCCAAGGAGAAGCTGGTCCTGcctccaacctcggcgacgtcgccgccctccgAGGTCCCTTCACCTTCAGCGACCCCTGTGCCACCCGCGCCAGCTTCTGCGCCTGGTACGCCTCCAGCGCCTGAGCCTcctgtcgaggagaagcacTATGCCAAGACGCTTCGTCTCTCATCAGaccagctcaaggagcttCAGCTCAAGCCCGGCCCTAACACGATCCAGTTCTCTGTGACGTCGAGCTACTCTGGTAACGCGGTCGTCACTGCTCGCATTTTCCTGTGGGAGGAAACGGACCAGGTCATCATCTCGGATATTGACGGGACGATCACCAAGTCGGACGCGCTGGGTCATGTGTTCGCGGCCATCGGACGCGACTGGACGCACGTCGGCATCGCCAACCTGTACACCGACATCACGAACAACGGGTACAAGATGATCTACCTGACTGCACGCGCCATCGGGCAGGCCGACACGACGCGCGAGTACCTCAAGACGATCGTGCAAGGGGACTACCGTATGCCCGAGGGCCCAGTCATCATGTCTCCCGACCGGTTGATGGCGAGTCTGCATCGCGAGGTCATTCTGCGGAAGCCAGAGCTATTCAAGATGGCGTGCTTGCGTGACATCCAGCGCCTCTTCGGCAAGTACGCTAAGAGCGCGTTCTTCGCAGGCTTTGGTAACCGCATCACGGACGCGATGTCTTACCGGTCCGTGGGAATCGGGACTGGCAAGATCTATACCATCGACAGCACCGGTGTGATCCtcaccgagctcctccagaCATCTCACCGGGGTAGCTATGTCGGTCTCAACGATCTTGTCAACGAGGTCTTCCCGCCTGTCAAAACCAAGTTCCAGCCCCAGTACACCGACTTCAACTACTGGAAGGCGCCGATTATGGACATCCCGCTGCCAGACTttgctcctccttctccagccctctcggcgcgctctgACACCTCTGGTGCGTCCCGCCTCAGTGTCCTGGGCCGCATTGCAACACTCGGTAGACGcggctcgcgctcgccccCGCCCGAAGGGCTCAGCCAGACCTCGCGGCCTACCTCGCCTCTGCTCGGGCCGAGCGTCACGGCtgatgacctcgaggatgacgaggacgaggacgatcTCCAGAACTGGAGTGGTAGTACACCCGCAATGACGGCCGCACGAAGGCGGCGCGACTCGGGTAGCTCGATGCCGGGCTCGTTTGAGAACGGCAACGCGTTCCCACCcgagtgggacgaggagagccaGGGCTCACATGGGTCCAAGGACCACGAGAActgcgagcgcgagcacgagaactacgaggacgacgagatgtttgacgacgacattcTGGCAACGGGCGAGATGGCCCATGTGCCGTTCTAG
- a CDS encoding uncharacterized protein (yip1 domain family): MSGYAIVDVDEDESTGDLQFKTFLPNSPAGPAEREVREVPYSPFNIAYYQVYFDVDTGTVLKRVVRALVPQGGFIEDACDGQVDLYGPFWTLTTLILILYTTSTLTSSLQAYRAGESVIANIPLLSTATSLIYIYGLGVPAALWAGTRWLGVAEWAPAEALGIYGYAMAAYVPVSLLCLIPYTIARWVFVGLGAAASGFFLITNILPVISQEHKWARLLVIAVGVLHAGVAIAMKILFYSYAVAGKVDGGDVTEPAERMVRALLQ, from the exons ATGTCAGGTTACGCAATagtcgacgttgacgaggacgag TCTACGGGCGACCTCCAATTCAAGACTTTCCTCCCCAACTCTCCTGCCGGCCCAGCTGAACGCGAGGTGCGCGAAGTGCCATACTCGCCCTTCAATATCGCGTATTACCAGGTCTACTTTGACGTCGATACTGGGACAGTGCTGAAGCGCGTGGTGCGCGCTCTGGTGCCACAGGGGGGTTTCATTGAGGATGCTTGTGATGGCCAGGTGGATCTTTATG gcccCTTCTGGACCCTCACGACCCTAATCCTAATCCTGTAcacaacctccactctcacctcctccctccaAGCTTACCGCGCCGGCGAGTCCGTCATCGCCAacatccccctcctctcaaCTGCCACATCCCTTATTTACATATACGGTCTCGGTGTGCCCGCTGCGTTGTGGGCCGGAACCCGATGGCTTGGTGTGGCGGAGTGGGCCCCGGCCGAGGCTCTGGGAATCTACGGGTACGCCATGGCGGCATATGTCCCCGTGTCGCTACTCTGCCTCATTCCCTATACTATTGCGCGGTGGGTTTTCGTTGGATTGGGCGCGGCCGCGTCGGGATTCTTCCT CATCACAAACATCCTCCCGGTCATCAGCCAGGAACACAAGTGGGCGCGCCTGCTCGTTATCGCCGTTGGAGTACTACACGCCGGCGTCGCTATCGCCATGAAGATCCTCTTCTACTCGTACGCTGTGGCTGGCAAggtcgatggcggcgatgtCACAGAGCCAGCCGAGCGTATGGTTCGCGCACTCCTGCAATAA